The Bacillota bacterium genome includes the window TACGCCCAGAAGGCGCACGCCGCCGCCGTAAAAAAGGCCGCCTTTTTCCGCGAAAAATCCAACGGCGATAATTCCCCACGCGCCGTTAACACCGTGCACCGCGATGGCGCCGACCGGATCGTCGGCATGAATGCGGTCAAAGAATCCGACGGCAAGCACAACAAGTACCCCGGCGATTAGGCCGATAACGACCGCCGCCGCCGGTGCGACGAAGGCACACCCGCCGGTGATTGCGACCAGCCCGGCCAGAGCGCCGTTCATACCCATCGACGGGTCCGGTTTGCCCCATTTGGCGGCGGTAAAAAGCATCCCGGCAGTGCCGCCTGCCGCTGCGGCAAGGTTTGTGGTAAGCGCTATCCGCGCGATATTCATGTCAAGTCCGGAAAGGGAACTGCCCGGGTTAAAACCGAACCAGCCTAACCATAAAATAAAGGTTCCAAGGAAAGCAAGATGCAGATTATGCGCCGGAATTACATTCACCGACCCGTCGGGATTGAATTTGCCGCGACGGGCTCCGAGGATCCAAACGGCGGCCAGGGCGCTGAAACCGCCGAAGGCGTGGACCACCGCCGAGCCGGCGAAGTCCATCATCCCCATTTTAGTCAGCCAGCCGCCGCCCCAAACCCAGTGTCCCACAATAGGATAAAAGATACCCGTTACAAGAGCTGTGAAAAGCATGTAAGGCATGAACTTCATTCGTTCCGCCACCGCTCCGGAGATGATGGAAGCCGCCGCCGCGGCGAAGGCGGCCTGGAAAAGACAGAACGCGTACAGCGGAATGCCGTAATTGAGATGCGACAGGTCTCCCGCCAAAAAGAAGCCGGTAACACCGATAATACCGGCGCGGTCTGCACCATACATAAGAGCGAAACCGCAGATGAAGAAAATCAGAATTCCCACAGTGGAATCGGTAAACACTTTCATTACGATATTAAGCGAGTTTTTTGCACGGATGAATCCGGCCTCAAGGAAGGCGAAACCCGCTTCCATAAAGAAGACCAGCGCAGCGCACAGGAGTACCCATACGGTATTGATCCCCGACGCCATTAAGTTCTCACCCAACGTTTTTCCTCCTTTTTTGATATAATGGTTTTCAACGCTGAGATAATTAAAAAAACGCCCTGTAAGGAGGGATTCACCCTCCCGAGCGTCTTTGCCCTGCGCGTCTTCACTGACCGCCGGTGAGGCCGTTGCGAAACGAATTACATCCGGTCTCCCGTTTCTGACATCCTAACCCTCACCCCTCAATGGCTTCCGGGAACTTCTTCTGGGTTTAATAGCCGAAAGCCGCTACTTTTGTTATTCCAGGGGCTAAGGCTTTGTGCAACACGTTCTTAAGTGCGAAGTATTAAACGGCTGTGGTTCCTGTATCGCCGGTTCGAATGCGAATGGCGTTATCCAGCGGATAAATGAAAATCTTCCCGTCGCCGATTTCCCCGGTCCGCGCGGTTTCCATAATGAGTCGTACGACCTCGTCCACGGAATCATCATGGAGTGCGATTTCAATCTTAACCTTCGGGAGGAGGTTGATGCTGTATTCGTGACCGCGGTAAACCTCGGTCCTGCCGCGCTGCAGTCCGCAGCCCATAACCTGGGAGACGGTCATACCCTGAATGCCGAACTTGTTGAGGGCCTCCTTTACCGCTTCAAGTTTGTCAGACCGGATAACGGCTTCAATCTTTCGCACACGACCACTCCTTGCCGCTAAAGGACAGAAAGGCGCCTACACCTTTCGGCCTCAGCGCCTAGCTAAGAACACACCATTGTGTCCTTTCGCGTCAGAAATATTACCTTTATCATAGATTTTACGGCTTATCATATCATCGCGTCAATGGTTTTTTATCAGTGCTGGCAGGATGTTCGGGTCATTGATCATCATAATGCCGCCTTTTTATCATTTATACCTCCGATTCCCTCTCCCAGGGTGTCGCCGGGTTCTTAACACGCCTCAGTCCTCCCGGACGGGGCGAATCGCCGTTAAAGCGCGGTATGACGTGGAGGTGGACATGCCGGACTACCTGTCCCGCGCATTCCCCTACGTTAATCCCGATGTTGTACCCGTCGGGGCTGTATTTATCGTCCAGAACCTTTTTTATATCGAGCACAAGACTGTGAAGCGCTGACAGCTCCTCTTCTGTAATGTCGAAACAGGAACTGTAGTGACGTCTCGGAAGCACCAGCACGTGTCCGGGGTTTACAGGGTACTTGTCGTAAATCGTAAACGCCAGTTCGTTTTCCGCCATAACGGCTTCTTTAGGAAGTTTGCAAAAGATGCAATCCGTCATGGAATTCACCTCATCTAAATTCAGTCTCTAAAGGCTGCCGGAAAGATTGCGGGACAAGCCTTAAGTGAGAAAAGCCGCTATGATTCCCACCAGAAAAATACCGTCAAAAACTCCGGCGCCCCCGATGCTAAGAAAAAGCGTTCCCATGTCTCTGAAACGAGGCCAGTTTAACAGGTCCGCCCCGATGAGTGTGCCCCATACTCCCGAGATGTAGGCCACCGGGGCGGCGTTTCCGCCGGCAAAAACTATGGCGGCCGCCGCAGCCACCAGCGGGGGGATGAAAGCCGGGAGGGTAATTCCTACACCGGGGACCGGACGCGCGAGCTTTTTCGCCACTAATGAGACCGCTATCACGGCAAGAATCGTGGCGCCAAGGGGCGCTCTTCCGAGAAGGTAAAGACTGAAGAGTCCGGGAAGTATCGCCCCGCCGAGGTTCACCGCGATGGTCCGCGTCTGGACCCGCGGCGCGTTGTAGTAGAAAAAGGGTAAGACGAAAACGGGTCTGCGCTCAAAGGCCGTTTGTTGGCGGGAAACCGGGATGTTTATAACGCCTCCGATGAGGCAGAGGCCGAAGAAAAGCATGGCGCCCTCGGGAGACAGCCCCAGTCTGGTCAGGGAAAAGGCCGCAACGTGAAAGTATAGTAAAAAGAAAAAAAACGGAAGCAGCAAAATAAATATCAGAGGTAAAAAAAGGCCCATTAATCCGTTCCTGCTTTCCGAAGAGGTTAGTTATTATAATATATTCTTCCCCAAACCGATTCTCCCTTTTCAGATTTTTCCTCCCGGCTTCAAGGCCGGACCCGCACACGGCAAATGTCCTGCATCTTAAGCATAAAGTTCGGAGGAAATCTGAGACTATAAACCCGGACTATAGAAAAACTATATTTTCGTTGGGATTTATGCGGCTCGCCCCGTCGAATATTATCTTGCGTCTTGACGGTGATAATCCGGAAGGAGTGTTATCCGGACAAAAGGTTTCCGCATAACATGGATTGACGCGAGGCGGATGGCAAAGGCGCCATGGGAAAGGTCCCGTGGCCTTTTGTCGTTTTTTGAAAGAACGCGCATCTGAGTTCTAATCGCGGCGGCGGTTTATTAAAAGTTCCAAAAAATCAGGGAGGTAGCATAATTAATGTGTGGGATTACCGGATGGGTCGACTGGAACGAAGATCTTACGCGAAAACGCGGGATCGTTAATAACATGAACGAAACCCTGTCAAGGCGCGGACCGGACGCGTCGGGGATATGGCTGTCACCACGGGCCGCCTTAGCTCACCGGCGTTTGGTCGTGGTTGACCCTGAAGGGGGCGCTCAGCCGATGATCCGCCGCCGCAACGGTTATGCGTATGTCCTCACCTACAACGGCGAACTGTATAACACACCGGAATTGCAAAGCGAACTAAAAGCGCGCGGTTATAAGTTCGAAGGACATTCCGATACCGAAGCGCTTCTTTTGGCGTTCATGGAATGGGGACCGGAATGTCTGGAACGCTTCAACGGGATCTTCGCCTTCGCGGTTTGGAACGAAGCCGAACAGAGCCTTTTCATGGCGCGTGACCGCCTGGGGGTGAAGCCTCTCTTTTATGCCGTGAGGGGAGACGCGTTCATCTTCGGCTCCGAGTTGAAGGCGTTGCTTGCCCACCCCGCGGTTGAACCGGAGGTGGATGCGTCAGGCCTGGCGGAGGTCTTTGTCATGGGCCCGGCACGGACGCCCGGGCAGGCAGTTTTTCGGAATGTTTACGAACTTAAGCCGGGATACTCACTGCGGCACGACAGGGAAGGAACCCGCCTCCGGCGGTACTGGTCACTGAAAAGCCTGCCTCATACCGACGATATCGACACCACCGTCGAAACAGTGCACGGGCTCTTAAAGGATACCGTCGAGAGGCAGTTGGTGGCGGAC containing:
- a CDS encoding ammonium transporter, whose amino-acid sequence is MGENLMASGINTVWVLLCAALVFFMEAGFAFLEAGFIRAKNSLNIVMKVFTDSTVGILIFFICGFALMYGADRAGIIGVTGFFLAGDLSHLNYGIPLYAFCLFQAAFAAAAASIISGAVAERMKFMPYMLFTALVTGIFYPIVGHWVWGGGWLTKMGMMDFAGSAVVHAFGGFSALAAVWILGARRGKFNPDGSVNVIPAHNLHLAFLGTFILWLGWFGFNPGSSLSGLDMNIARIALTTNLAAAAGGTAGMLFTAAKWGKPDPSMGMNGALAGLVAITGGCAFVAPAAAVVIGLIAGVLVVLAVGFFDRIHADDPVGAIAVHGVNGAWGIIAVGFFAEKGGLFYGGGVRLLGVQALGVVCVALLGFICTAFVFLALKRTVGIRVSEQQEIEGLDINEHGVPAYTGITAESIYDSPFEESFFPENAATTNLCQKSLDGLGERV
- a CDS encoding P-II family nitrogen regulator, whose translation is MRKIEAVIRSDKLEAVKEALNKFGIQGMTVSQVMGCGLQRGRTEVYRGHEYSINLLPKVKIEIALHDDSVDEVVRLIMETARTGEIGDGKIFIYPLDNAIRIRTGDTGTTAV
- a CDS encoding HIT family protein, which gives rise to MTDCIFCKLPKEAVMAENELAFTIYDKYPVNPGHVLVLPRRHYSSCFDITEEELSALHSLVLDIKKVLDDKYSPDGYNIGINVGECAGQVVRHVHLHVIPRFNGDSPRPGGLRRVKNPATPWERESEV
- a CDS encoding DUF1614 domain-containing protein, which produces MGLFLPLIFILLLPFFFFLLYFHVAAFSLTRLGLSPEGAMLFFGLCLIGGVINIPVSRQQTAFERRPVFVLPFFYYNAPRVQTRTIAVNLGGAILPGLFSLYLLGRAPLGATILAVIAVSLVAKKLARPVPGVGITLPAFIPPLVAAAAAIVFAGGNAAPVAYISGVWGTLIGADLLNWPRFRDMGTLFLSIGGAGVFDGIFLVGIIAAFLT